A genomic window from Luteolibacter sp. LG18 includes:
- a CDS encoding sugar phosphate nucleotidyltransferase has protein sequence MHQAFILGAGLGTRLRPLTTRLPKPLIPLFHKSLAERALDTCEAVGIRRFAINTHHLPELWRDETFGIPNGAWTHPGLEGGNGLLAEFGHWHDRPVHLFQEPDLLETGGGLKNLHHWIEDGPLLIHNGDIFTTMPLQRLVDEHRASGLPVTLALRSHGEAQHIALDESGRRVTDIRKMLGRSEGSHLFSGIYCVNREFLDYLPAGEKVSVIPAFLKLAQEGRLGAVVLDEGHWMDLGDRVSYLLAHRTLLDLGPLIHPDAKVDPRAIVERSAVGPGAVIEAGAVVRDSVVWPGATILGDAAIDGCIVYSDRPVSGPHADADL, from the coding sequence GTGCATCAGGCATTCATCCTCGGCGCCGGACTGGGCACCCGCCTGCGTCCGCTGACCACGCGGCTGCCCAAGCCGCTGATCCCGCTTTTCCACAAGTCGCTGGCGGAGCGCGCCTTGGACACCTGCGAAGCGGTCGGCATCCGCCGTTTCGCGATCAACACCCACCACCTGCCGGAATTGTGGCGGGACGAGACCTTCGGCATCCCGAACGGAGCCTGGACCCACCCTGGGCTGGAGGGGGGGAACGGCCTGCTGGCGGAGTTCGGCCACTGGCACGACCGCCCGGTCCACCTGTTCCAGGAGCCGGACCTGCTCGAAACCGGCGGTGGGCTGAAAAACCTGCACCACTGGATCGAGGACGGCCCGCTCCTGATCCACAACGGCGACATTTTCACCACCATGCCGCTCCAGCGGCTGGTCGACGAGCACCGGGCCTCCGGCCTGCCGGTGACGCTGGCGCTGCGCTCCCACGGCGAGGCCCAGCACATCGCGCTGGATGAATCCGGCCGCCGGGTGACGGATATCCGCAAGATGCTCGGTCGCAGCGAGGGCTCCCACCTGTTCAGCGGGATCTACTGCGTGAACCGCGAATTCCTCGATTACCTGCCCGCCGGCGAAAAGGTCTCCGTGATCCCCGCCTTCCTGAAACTGGCGCAGGAGGGCCGCCTCGGCGCGGTGGTGCTGGACGAGGGCCACTGGATGGACCTCGGCGACCGGGTGAGCTACCTGCTGGCCCACCGCACGCTGCTCGACCTCGGCCCGCTGATCCATCCGGACGCGAAGGTCGATCCGCGCGCGATCGTCGAGCGCAGCGCGGTGGGGCCCGGCGCGGTCATCGAGGCCGGAGCCGTGGTCCGCGACTCGGTCGTCTGGCCGGGCGCGACGATCCTGGGCGACGCCGCCATCGACGGCTGCATCGTTTACTCCGACCGGCCGGTGAGCGGTCCGCACGCGGACGCGGATTTGTGA
- a CDS encoding FkbM family methyltransferase, translating to MRLFKKKPAPTNAPNPNFERLVSLLDHHRITVVFDIGANVGQYAEKLRAAGFRGRIVSFEPLSENHRTLETLAAKDSKWTIAPRMAVGAEAGEVSINVSQNNDMSSILPVADPMLEALPKSRIVTTETVQVKTVDSLFNEFVEAGDKVFVKVDTQGFEMPVLEGSTGTIAANRIAGWQLELSMIPLYQGESTFDDITAWLKAKGYETHFIIPGYFSKKLMRQLQIDSIFFKA from the coding sequence ATGCGCTTGTTCAAGAAAAAGCCCGCCCCGACCAACGCCCCGAATCCGAACTTCGAGCGTCTGGTTTCGCTGCTGGATCACCACCGTATCACGGTGGTCTTCGACATCGGCGCGAACGTGGGACAGTACGCAGAGAAACTGCGCGCCGCGGGTTTCCGCGGGCGCATCGTCTCCTTCGAACCGCTTTCCGAAAACCACCGCACGCTCGAGACCCTGGCGGCGAAGGATTCGAAGTGGACCATCGCACCCCGCATGGCCGTGGGCGCGGAGGCCGGCGAAGTGAGCATCAATGTTTCCCAGAACAACGACATGAGCTCGATCCTGCCGGTGGCGGATCCGATGCTGGAGGCTCTGCCGAAGTCCCGCATCGTGACCACCGAAACCGTGCAGGTGAAAACCGTGGACAGTCTCTTCAACGAATTCGTGGAAGCAGGGGACAAGGTCTTCGTGAAGGTCGACACGCAGGGCTTCGAAATGCCGGTGCTGGAGGGCTCGACCGGAACCATCGCCGCGAACCGCATCGCCGGCTGGCAGTTGGAGCTCTCGATGATCCCTCTTTATCAAGGGGAAAGCACCTTCGATGACATCACCGCCTGGCTGAAGGCGAAGGGCTACGAGACGCACTTCATCATCCCCGGCTACTTCAGCAAGAAGCTGATGCGCCAGTTGCAGATCGACAGCATTTTCTTCAAGGCCTGA
- a CDS encoding HU family DNA-binding protein, with protein MATITKRELVIKITDQLGERGTEVTQQVVFDVVQSLIDEITECLAQGDTVVMRNFGAFQVREMKAKIGRNPKNPDKDVPIPARAAVKFKPGKEMKEKVAATLQVIRERDKA; from the coding sequence ATGGCCACCATCACCAAGCGCGAACTCGTCATCAAGATCACGGACCAACTCGGCGAACGCGGCACCGAAGTGACCCAACAGGTCGTCTTCGACGTCGTCCAGTCGCTCATCGACGAGATCACGGAATGCCTCGCCCAGGGAGACACCGTCGTCATGCGCAATTTCGGCGCCTTCCAGGTGCGCGAGATGAAGGCCAAGATCGGCCGCAACCCGAAGAACCCGGACAAGGACGTCCCGATCCCCGCCCGTGCCGCGGTCAAGTTCAAGCCCGGCAAGGAAATGAAGGAGAAGGTCGCCGCGACCCTCCAGGTCATCCGCGAACGCGACAAGGCGTGA
- a CDS encoding homoserine kinase, with protein sequence MSSSHEIRVFAPATVANVACGYDVLGFAIDAPGDEVVVRFCDKPGLHITKITGDNGKLPKNPAQNTAGVAALDLLKHLGMTDRGIEMEIHKKMPFGSGLGSSAASAVAGAYAVNKLIGEPLSKKQLLPFAMAGEASADGAWHADNVGPCLLGGIVFIRSNDELDVAQIAPPKNLWAAVVHPDIEILTKVAREILPKEIPLENATQQIGNLGGLLCGLIQEDYGLIARSIHDVIAEPRRQKLIPDFYKAKRAAMGAGALGFSISGAGPSVFALCEGKESARKVVDAISKVFSAVPLGNQCYISKINPHGVHVISETPAQ encoded by the coding sequence ATGAGCTCTTCCCATGAAATCCGTGTTTTCGCCCCCGCCACGGTGGCGAACGTCGCCTGTGGCTACGACGTCCTTGGCTTCGCCATCGACGCCCCCGGTGACGAGGTGGTGGTCCGTTTCTGTGACAAACCCGGCCTGCACATCACCAAGATTACTGGGGACAACGGCAAGCTTCCGAAGAACCCGGCCCAGAACACCGCCGGCGTGGCCGCGCTCGACCTGCTCAAGCACCTCGGCATGACCGACCGCGGGATCGAGATGGAGATCCACAAGAAGATGCCCTTCGGCTCCGGCCTGGGTTCCTCCGCCGCCTCCGCCGTGGCCGGTGCCTACGCCGTGAACAAGCTCATCGGCGAACCCCTTTCCAAGAAGCAGCTCCTGCCCTTCGCGATGGCCGGTGAAGCCTCCGCCGACGGCGCGTGGCACGCCGACAACGTCGGTCCCTGCCTGCTCGGCGGCATCGTTTTCATCCGCTCGAACGACGAGCTGGACGTCGCCCAGATCGCCCCGCCGAAGAACCTGTGGGCCGCCGTGGTCCACCCGGACATCGAGATTCTCACCAAGGTGGCTCGCGAGATCCTGCCGAAGGAAATCCCGCTGGAAAACGCCACCCAGCAGATCGGCAACCTCGGCGGCCTGCTCTGCGGCCTGATTCAGGAGGACTACGGTCTCATCGCCCGCTCGATCCACGATGTGATCGCCGAGCCGCGCCGCCAGAAGCTGATCCCGGATTTCTACAAGGCGAAGCGCGCCGCCATGGGCGCGGGAGCCCTCGGGTTCTCGATCTCCGGTGCCGGTCCGTCCGTCTTCGCGCTGTGCGAGGGCAAGGAAAGCGCCCGCAAGGTGGTGGACGCGATCTCGAAGGTGTTCTCGGCCGTGCCGCTCGGCAACCAGTGCTACATCTCGAAGATCAACCCGCACGGGGTCCACGTGATCTCCGAAACGCCCGCGCAGTAA
- the rnhC gene encoding ribonuclease HIII — MALTSFTAPLTAAQAKTLREVLERQGFDFEPKQYALYSARKGKLNVTVYEKGPKVLVQGKDTEDFISFTLEPEVLGEAKLGYEEVNDPEMFQPHFGIDESGKGDFFGPLVIAGVYTDGSVVRKLMEAGIMDSKRISSAAKIRKLAEVIRNTPGCQSEVVAIGPEKYNEMHASFGNLNRLLAWGHARVIELLLAKRPDCPRALSDQFAQPQVLQRALKQKGLTIQLDQRTKGESDIAVAAASILARERFVSWMDKTSEACGVTLPLGASAAVIAAGKQLVAARGESALGKAAKLHFRTTGAVLGLSTASEDESAEGGTETA, encoded by the coding sequence ATGGCACTCACCTCGTTCACCGCCCCGCTCACCGCCGCCCAGGCGAAGACCCTGCGCGAGGTGCTGGAGCGTCAGGGCTTCGATTTCGAACCGAAGCAGTACGCCCTCTACTCCGCACGGAAGGGGAAGCTGAACGTCACTGTCTATGAAAAGGGGCCGAAGGTGCTGGTGCAGGGCAAGGACACCGAGGACTTCATCAGCTTCACGCTGGAGCCGGAGGTGCTCGGCGAGGCGAAGCTCGGCTACGAGGAGGTGAACGATCCCGAGATGTTCCAGCCGCACTTCGGCATCGATGAAAGCGGGAAGGGCGACTTCTTCGGGCCGCTGGTGATCGCCGGCGTCTACACCGATGGCAGCGTGGTGCGGAAGCTGATGGAGGCCGGCATCATGGACTCGAAACGTATTTCCAGCGCCGCCAAGATCCGCAAGCTGGCGGAGGTCATCCGCAACACCCCCGGCTGCCAGTCCGAGGTCGTGGCCATCGGGCCGGAGAAATACAACGAGATGCACGCCTCGTTCGGGAATCTCAACCGCCTGCTGGCGTGGGGCCACGCGCGCGTGATCGAGCTGCTGCTGGCGAAGCGCCCGGATTGCCCGCGTGCGCTCAGCGACCAGTTCGCGCAGCCGCAGGTGCTCCAGCGCGCCCTCAAACAGAAGGGCCTCACCATCCAGCTCGACCAGCGGACCAAGGGCGAATCCGACATCGCCGTGGCGGCCGCCTCGATCCTCGCCCGCGAGCGTTTCGTGTCCTGGATGGACAAGACCTCCGAGGCCTGCGGGGTGACCCTGCCGCTCGGCGCGTCCGCCGCCGTGATCGCCGCCGGGAAGCAACTGGTGGCGGCCCGCGGCGAGTCCGCCCTGGGCAAGGCGGCCAAGCTTCATTTCCGGACTACCGGTGCCGTTCTCGGATTGTCAACGGCTTCTGAAGATGAATCTGCGGAAGGTGGCACGGAAACCGCATGA
- the pbpC gene encoding penicillin-binding protein 1C, with protein MRAWWHKLKSWRRPVLRSAALLSLVLGAGWCLLPKPELYPPDLGWSRVVRDRHGAVLHISPAPDGRYRLRTPLAEIHPTMVRATLEKEDRWFRWHPGVNPVAVARSLWGVATGRPLGGASTLTMQVARMRWGLQTRGPGGKLLQMFRAIQLERHYTKDQILEAYCDLAPYGGNVEGIGAAARLWCGKSAADLSERESFALGIIPQSPATRHPGRAGDQSRIAVAQARLQAGLAGPEALRDDPLAASFTLVPPGEPPHRAPHFCRRMMNEDASAVVDTTLDLEIQDVLEQGIAACLDRTSESGIRNACAVLVHAPSRQVLGYVGSGNYGDRSIQGMVDGLRARRSPGSALKPFIYGLAIDQGLIHPRSLLVDAPMAFGDYNPENFEGEFMGPVTAREALVRSRNIPAVDLARRLQGEGLYGFLKHGGVRLDRPESYYGLSISLGGAGITPLELARLYAALADDGVSRPLVFRTGPPRPEAGPPLLSEAARFLVLDMLRGTGELGADYGFSRADPAVAWKTGTSHGFRDAWAAGVRGDHVLVVWMGNFSGRGNNALVARRTAAPLLFELFARLHLPDRVKEAPATVGQVDLCALSGCLPGPHCPHLVRGWFVPGVSPIGMCELHREILVDGSTGARVAWNDGRPGLRREVYEFWPPDMLALFRKAGLPRREPPAPENGTAGIEGLDPGAAPLILSPLPNRLYFTGTEDITLKAKPAAGVATVYWFCDEAFLGQSTANGGLPWQPTPGKRKLRVVDDHGRSATLVVTVKVP; from the coding sequence GTGCGTGCGTGGTGGCACAAACTGAAATCCTGGAGGCGGCCGGTCCTGCGGTCGGCCGCCCTCCTTTCCCTCGTGCTCGGCGCGGGCTGGTGCCTGTTGCCGAAGCCGGAACTCTATCCGCCGGATCTCGGGTGGTCGCGCGTCGTGCGGGACCGCCATGGCGCGGTGCTTCACATTTCGCCCGCGCCGGATGGCCGCTACCGCTTGCGCACGCCGCTGGCGGAGATCCATCCGACGATGGTGCGGGCCACTTTGGAGAAGGAGGACCGTTGGTTCCGATGGCATCCCGGGGTGAACCCGGTGGCGGTGGCGCGCTCGTTGTGGGGCGTGGCCACTGGTCGACCGTTGGGCGGCGCGTCCACGCTTACCATGCAGGTGGCGCGGATGCGCTGGGGCCTCCAGACCCGCGGCCCGGGAGGCAAGCTGTTACAGATGTTCCGGGCGATCCAGCTCGAGCGCCATTACACGAAGGACCAGATCCTCGAGGCCTACTGCGACCTCGCGCCGTATGGCGGGAACGTCGAGGGCATCGGCGCGGCCGCGCGGCTGTGGTGCGGGAAATCGGCCGCCGATCTCAGCGAGCGCGAGTCGTTCGCGCTCGGCATCATCCCGCAGAGTCCGGCCACCCGCCATCCCGGGCGGGCAGGGGACCAATCGCGGATCGCCGTGGCGCAGGCCCGCCTTCAAGCCGGGCTCGCGGGCCCGGAGGCGCTGCGCGACGATCCACTGGCCGCTTCGTTCACGCTGGTGCCGCCGGGCGAGCCTCCGCACCGCGCGCCGCATTTCTGCCGCCGGATGATGAACGAGGACGCCTCCGCGGTGGTCGACACCACGCTCGATCTGGAGATCCAGGATGTGCTGGAGCAGGGCATCGCCGCTTGTCTCGACCGCACGTCGGAAAGCGGCATCCGCAATGCCTGCGCCGTGCTCGTGCATGCGCCCTCCCGGCAGGTGCTCGGCTACGTCGGCTCCGGCAATTACGGGGACCGGAGCATCCAAGGGATGGTCGATGGGCTGCGGGCCCGGCGTTCGCCCGGCTCGGCGCTGAAGCCGTTCATCTACGGTCTGGCGATCGACCAGGGGCTGATCCATCCCCGCAGCCTGCTGGTGGACGCGCCGATGGCCTTCGGCGACTACAATCCGGAGAACTTCGAGGGTGAGTTCATGGGCCCGGTCACCGCCCGCGAGGCTCTGGTCCGCAGCCGCAACATCCCCGCCGTGGATCTGGCGCGGCGGTTGCAGGGGGAGGGGCTCTACGGTTTCCTGAAACACGGCGGCGTCAGGCTCGATCGACCGGAGTCTTACTATGGTCTTAGTATATCGCTCGGTGGGGCCGGGATCACGCCGCTGGAACTGGCGCGCCTCTACGCCGCGCTGGCGGACGATGGCGTTTCCCGGCCGCTTGTGTTCCGGACGGGGCCGCCCCGCCCGGAGGCCGGGCCGCCCCTGCTCAGCGAGGCCGCACGGTTCCTGGTGCTGGACATGCTCCGCGGCACCGGGGAACTGGGCGCGGACTACGGGTTCTCCCGCGCCGATCCGGCGGTGGCGTGGAAGACCGGCACCTCCCACGGGTTTCGCGACGCGTGGGCCGCGGGCGTGCGCGGCGATCACGTGTTGGTGGTGTGGATGGGGAATTTCAGCGGCCGGGGGAACAACGCGCTCGTCGCCCGGCGGACCGCCGCCCCGCTGTTGTTCGAATTGTTCGCGCGTCTTCACCTGCCGGATCGGGTGAAGGAAGCCCCCGCCACCGTCGGGCAGGTCGATCTGTGCGCGCTGTCCGGCTGTCTGCCGGGGCCGCATTGCCCGCACCTCGTCCGCGGGTGGTTCGTGCCCGGGGTTTCGCCGATCGGCATGTGCGAGCTGCACCGCGAGATCCTGGTCGATGGCTCCACCGGCGCGCGGGTGGCGTGGAACGACGGTCGGCCGGGCCTGCGGCGGGAGGTCTACGAATTCTGGCCGCCGGACATGCTCGCTCTGTTCCGGAAGGCAGGCCTGCCGCGCCGCGAACCGCCGGCTCCGGAGAATGGCACGGCGGGGATCGAGGGCCTCGATCCCGGGGCCGCGCCGCTGATCCTCTCGCCGCTGCCGAACCGGCTCTACTTCACCGGCACCGAAGACATCACCTTGAAAGCCAAACCCGCCGCCGGGGTGGCGACGGTCTACTGGTTCTGCGACGAGGCGTTCCTGGGCCAAAGCACCGCCAATGGCGGGCTGCCGTGGCAACCCACGCCCGGGAAACGGAAGCTCCGGGTGGTGGACGACCACGGCCGCTCGGCCACCCTGGTGGTGACCGTCAAGGTGCCGTAG
- the thrC gene encoding threonine synthase: MLYHSTNRQIAPVDLKEAILRSLPADNGLYMPETLPVLPAEFWQIWRHLSIQEIGFAIAEAFFGEDVPASALREIVEGTLSFEAPVVGIAPGDHILELFHGPTLAFKDFGARFMARLMAWLVRGDNRELTVLVATSGDTGGAVASAFHRVPGTRVVILYPKGKVSGLQEKQLTTLGDNITALEIDGTFDDCQRLVKSAFLDRGLAESLNLTSANSINLARLVPQSFYYFEAARSLPEGVKPVFVVPSGNFGNLTAGLLAVQLGLPVEHFVAATNANDVVPQYLKSGDYQPRPSVATISNAMDVGAPSNFARMHALFGGSWDAMRGKITGFSFTDEQTRAAMRTVKSTLGYDLDPHAAVGWLAAQKWRAAHPGCATITLGTAHPAKFLDVMEEELGKDAVEIPERLAILADREKVAIPMAADEEAFKAWLKR; the protein is encoded by the coding sequence GTGCTCTACCACTCCACCAACCGCCAGATCGCTCCCGTTGACCTGAAGGAGGCGATCCTCCGCTCGCTGCCCGCGGACAACGGTCTCTACATGCCCGAGACCCTGCCGGTGCTGCCGGCGGAGTTCTGGCAGATCTGGCGCCACCTCAGCATCCAGGAGATCGGTTTCGCCATCGCCGAGGCCTTCTTCGGCGAGGATGTCCCGGCGTCCGCGCTGCGGGAGATTGTCGAGGGCACGCTGTCCTTCGAGGCTCCGGTGGTGGGCATCGCTCCCGGCGACCACATCCTCGAGCTCTTCCACGGCCCCACGCTTGCCTTCAAGGATTTCGGCGCGCGCTTCATGGCTCGCCTGATGGCGTGGCTGGTCCGCGGTGACAACCGCGAGCTGACCGTGCTGGTCGCCACCTCCGGTGACACCGGCGGCGCGGTGGCCTCCGCCTTCCACCGTGTGCCCGGCACCCGCGTGGTCATCCTCTATCCGAAGGGCAAGGTTTCCGGCCTCCAGGAAAAGCAGCTCACCACCCTCGGCGACAACATCACCGCGCTGGAAATCGACGGCACCTTCGATGACTGCCAGCGCCTGGTGAAGTCCGCCTTCCTCGACCGCGGGCTGGCCGAATCGCTGAACCTCACCTCCGCGAACTCGATCAACCTCGCGCGCCTGGTGCCGCAGAGTTTCTACTACTTCGAGGCCGCCCGTTCCCTGCCCGAGGGCGTGAAGCCGGTGTTCGTGGTGCCGTCCGGAAACTTCGGCAACCTCACCGCCGGCCTGCTGGCCGTGCAGCTCGGCCTGCCGGTCGAGCACTTCGTCGCCGCCACCAACGCGAACGACGTGGTGCCACAGTATCTGAAGAGCGGCGATTACCAGCCGCGTCCGAGCGTCGCCACCATCTCGAACGCGATGGACGTCGGCGCGCCTTCCAATTTCGCCCGCATGCACGCCCTCTTCGGCGGCTCGTGGGACGCGATGCGCGGCAAGATCACTGGTTTCTCGTTCACCGACGAGCAGACCCGCGCCGCGATGCGCACGGTGAAGTCCACGCTCGGCTACGATCTCGATCCGCACGCCGCCGTCGGCTGGTTGGCCGCCCAGAAATGGCGCGCCGCGCACCCCGGCTGCGCCACCATCACCCTCGGCACCGCCCATCCGGCGAAGTTCCTCGACGTGATGGAAGAGGAGCTGGGCAAGGACGCCGTCGAGATCCCCGAACGCCTCGCCATCCTCGCCGACCGCGAGAAGGTCGCCATCCCGATGGCCGCCGATGAAGAGGCCTTCAAGGCCTGGCTGAAAAGGTAG
- a CDS encoding septal ring lytic transglycosylase RlpA family protein has product MSTSRQADSTSRPDPRTGWRLAPLFLLLALAALCFPSCAYPGGYRGYQTRGYTTRGEYYQPMGVQEALNYQESGVASWYDESSFLGLKRGTTSLGEKVMPWHLIGAHKTLPLPCMVRVTNLENGRKVKLRINDRGPFIAGRLLDVSPRAARKLGFREKGLTRVHVEVLSVGDGAYERKRSRKWFFGLL; this is encoded by the coding sequence GTGAGCACCTCCCGGCAAGCCGATTCCACCTCCCGTCCCGATCCGCGGACGGGATGGCGGCTTGCCCCCCTCTTCCTCCTTCTGGCGCTGGCGGCCCTTTGTTTCCCGTCCTGCGCCTACCCCGGCGGTTACCGTGGCTATCAGACCCGCGGTTACACCACCCGCGGCGAGTATTACCAGCCGATGGGCGTCCAGGAGGCGCTCAACTATCAGGAAAGCGGCGTCGCGTCCTGGTACGACGAGTCCTCCTTCCTCGGTTTGAAGCGCGGCACCACCTCGCTCGGCGAGAAAGTGATGCCCTGGCACCTGATCGGGGCCCACAAGACGCTGCCGCTGCCGTGCATGGTCCGGGTCACGAACCTGGAGAACGGCCGCAAGGTGAAGCTCCGCATCAACGACCGCGGCCCGTTCATCGCCGGCCGCCTGTTGGACGTTTCGCCCCGCGCCGCCCGCAAGCTGGGCTTCCGCGAAAAGGGGCTCACCCGCGTCCACGTCGAGGTTCTCTCCGTCGGTGACGGGGCGTATGAAAGAAAACGCTCCCGCAAGTGGTTCTTCGGGTTACTCTAA
- a CDS encoding serine protease — protein sequence MQQSLKWLMTAVIGAVSLQACSAPPPDPTIPGPAARHAASQRLTAVVVTNRAVLSGSAGSRFKLVNSPGDTDGGSATPITADGYFLTADHVLAQSAGRKVFVVYRNGGNVRYAKARIVWRSYGADVAVLHAPMPTPFHYQWTAPDHWLPVGTPVIHAGIATGFRTSPGKLSTEIPPESPFTGNRKFKIDMPLQPGDSGGPVLDSHGDLVGINSAVEYLVPMETAFFIDSECSRPNVHAIAAIIERDRRTPRAKGR from the coding sequence ATGCAGCAATCGCTCAAGTGGCTCATGACCGCCGTGATCGGCGCGGTGTCGTTGCAGGCCTGTTCGGCTCCGCCGCCTGATCCCACGATCCCCGGTCCCGCCGCCCGCCACGCCGCGTCCCAGCGCCTCACCGCGGTGGTGGTGACGAACCGGGCCGTGCTCTCCGGCTCGGCAGGCAGCCGCTTCAAGCTGGTGAATTCCCCGGGCGACACCGATGGCGGCTCCGCCACCCCGATCACCGCCGACGGCTACTTCCTCACCGCCGATCACGTGCTGGCCCAGTCCGCGGGCCGGAAGGTGTTCGTGGTCTATCGCAACGGCGGCAACGTCCGCTACGCCAAGGCCCGGATCGTGTGGCGTTCCTACGGCGCGGACGTGGCCGTGCTCCACGCGCCGATGCCCACTCCCTTCCACTACCAGTGGACCGCTCCGGACCACTGGCTGCCGGTCGGCACGCCGGTGATCCACGCGGGCATCGCCACCGGCTTCCGCACCTCGCCGGGGAAACTCTCCACCGAGATCCCGCCGGAAAGCCCCTTCACCGGCAACCGCAAGTTCAAGATCGACATGCCTCTCCAGCCCGGCGACAGCGGCGGCCCGGTGCTGGACTCCCACGGCGACTTGGTGGGCATCAACTCGGCGGTGGAGTATCTGGTGCCGATGGAGACCGCATTCTTCATTGATTCCGAGTGCAGCCGGCCGAATGTTCATGCCATCGCGGCCATCATCGAACGCGACCGCCGGACGCCGCGCGCGAAAGGCCGCTGA
- a CDS encoding Dabb family protein, translating into MKALLALVPVLALASCATSPLAPPAAPGTVDHVVLIWLKKPGNAADKQAISATADELRAIPGMKFYDKGTALQSDRPVVDDSFDFALVSRFESAAALQAYETHPLHQKKVAEVLKPLSKKIVVYDVTR; encoded by the coding sequence ATGAAAGCCCTCCTTGCTCTCGTTCCCGTCCTCGCCCTGGCCTCCTGCGCCACCAGCCCGCTCGCCCCGCCGGCCGCTCCGGGCACCGTCGACCACGTCGTCCTGATCTGGCTGAAGAAGCCCGGCAATGCGGCCGACAAGCAGGCCATCAGCGCCACCGCCGATGAGCTCCGCGCCATTCCCGGCATGAAGTTCTACGACAAGGGCACCGCCCTGCAGAGCGACCGCCCGGTGGTGGACGATTCCTTCGACTTCGCGCTGGTCTCCCGTTTCGAGTCCGCCGCCGCCCTCCAGGCCTACGAAACCCACCCGCTGCACCAGAAGAAGGTCGCCGAGGTGCTCAAGCCGCTGTCGAAGAAGATCGTGGTCTATGATGTGACGCGGTGA
- a CDS encoding trypsin-like peptidase domain-containing protein — MVESLLLAVTKVTTANSLGPLTNATGFFYETGGRLFLVTNRHVVVDEVSGHVPEHLEIELHIDPDNVAAVTGYVIPLYIDGVPQWRETADTAGPIDVVVVELERDKLPETFVYLAFSPQSLVKNLDQVEIGTAAMVAGFPLGFHDTFHHLPIARRAMIASSFGIRFQGNGYFLTDARMHRGTSGAPVVLKKPGRTSGRKGLPWWLLGIHAARLDVTNRDVHEDERLNLNCAWYADVLPQLTADTGDTDT; from the coding sequence ATGGTCGAATCGCTGCTGCTCGCCGTCACCAAGGTCACCACGGCCAATTCCCTGGGCCCGCTGACCAACGCCACCGGCTTCTTCTACGAAACCGGTGGCCGCCTGTTTCTCGTCACCAACCGCCACGTGGTGGTCGATGAGGTTTCCGGCCATGTGCCCGAACATCTGGAGATCGAACTCCACATCGACCCGGACAATGTCGCGGCGGTCACCGGCTACGTGATCCCGCTCTACATCGATGGCGTCCCGCAGTGGCGGGAAACCGCGGATACCGCCGGACCGATCGACGTCGTCGTGGTGGAGCTCGAACGGGACAAGCTGCCGGAAACCTTCGTTTACCTCGCATTCTCACCGCAATCACTGGTCAAGAACCTGGATCAGGTGGAAATCGGCACCGCCGCGATGGTGGCGGGTTTCCCGCTCGGTTTCCACGACACCTTCCACCATCTGCCGATCGCCCGGCGGGCGATGATCGCCTCGTCCTTCGGCATCCGGTTCCAGGGCAACGGCTACTTCCTCACCGACGCGCGGATGCACCGCGGCACCAGCGGCGCTCCGGTGGTGCTGAAAAAGCCGGGCCGCACCTCCGGCCGCAAGGGGCTGCCGTGGTGGCTGCTCGGTATCCACGCCGCGCGGCTGGACGTGACCAACCGCGACGTCCACGAAGATGAACGGCTCAACTTGAACTGCGCCTGGTACGCCGATGTCTTGCCTCAACTCACGGCGGACACGGGCGATACCGACACATAA